The Rhodothermus sp. sequence GGCTACACGCGTACCGAACGGTTACAGGAGCTGGCACGGATGCAGCAGCAGCGCACTGGCCGCTCGGTTGAAGAAATTGAGGCAAGCTGGGCCGAACAGGCAGCCCTGAAGCGCATAGGCGAACCCCACGAGTTTGCCGCGGCGGTGGCCTTTCTGGCCAGCGCACGGGCCAGTTATATCACCGGGGTGGCGTTGCCAGTCGATGGCGGACGTTCAAAGCATCTACTCTGAGGGTGGAACGGGGAGCCGTCCCTGCCGTACAAACCGCCGCATGTTTCAAAAAGACCATACATCACCTGACAGGCAATGAGTCGGCACGGACGGGTTCTGGTGGCGATGAGTGGCGGTGTGGATTCGTCCGTCACTGCCGCCCTGCTACACGAGCAGGGCTATGAGGTGGTCGGCATTACCATGAAGACCTGGGATTATACCTCCAGCGGCGTGCGTACAGGCAAGGAAGTGGGTTGCTGCTCGCTGGAGTCGATGAACGATGCCCGCGCGGTGGCCGTGCGACTGGGCTTCCCACATTTCATCGTGGATATCCGAGAAGAATTCGGTGACTGGGTGATTGAACGTTTTACAGAGGAATATCTGGCCGGACGCACGCCCAATCCCTGCATTCTCTGCAATACCCACATCAAGTGGGCCGCTCTGTTACGGCGGGCAGATCAGCTCGGATGTGAGTATATTGCCACGGGCCATTATGCCCGGATTCGTTACGACAAGAAGCTGGGGCGCTATGTCATCTCACGCGGCCGCGACCTGAACAAGGACCAGAGCTATGTGCTCTGGGGCATTGCCCAGGAACATCTGGCACGGACGCTGCTCCCCTTGGGCGATTACACCAAGCCGGAAATCCGACGCATAGCCGCTGAAATGGGCTTCGAACGATTGGCGCAAAAGCCAGACTCCTACGAGATCTGCTTCATTCCGGATAACGACTACCGAAATTTTCTGCGTAGGCGGGTACCTGATCTGGACCAGAAGGTCGGGCCGGGCAAGTTTGTACTTGAAGACGGTACGGTGGTAGGCACGCACCAGGGCTACCCGTTCTATACGATTGGTCAGCGTCACGGGCTCGGGTTGGCGCTCGGCTATCCTGTCTATGTTACCCATATTGATCCGGAAACCAATACGATTACCGTGGGACCGCGTGAGGCGCTGCTTCGTCAACGGTTGGTGGCGCGTCAGATTAACCTGATCAAGTACCCGGATCTGCACGAAGAGCGTCCGGCTGTGGGCAAGATTCGATCCAGGGACGAAGGAGCGCCCTGTCTGGTCTGGCAGGAGGACGATGCGTTGCATGTGGCTTTTGCCCGGCCGCGTGCGGCCATCACGCCCGGGCAGGCGGTGGTGCTTTACGAAGGCGACGATGTGCTGGCAGGAGGCTGGATTCATGAGGTGCTGGATACGCCGGTAGCGTCGGCTACGGCCACGACTCGGCACGTCTGAACGACTTGTCCCGGAAAACATCCTGCCGTAGATTCCTCTAAAAAGGAAAAACTACGATGGGAAAAGCACGTCTGCTGCTTATTGAGGATGAAGCGGAAGTTCGTGAAGCGTTGACGTTGTGGCTGGAAGCGGCCGGTTATGAAGTTGAAGCCGTGGAGACCGGTGAAGAAGGGCGAGAAAAGGCGATGGCCGTGCCCGGTTACGATTTAATCATCTTGGATGCACGGTTGCCGGGACGTGATGGT is a genomic window containing:
- the mnmA gene encoding tRNA 2-thiouridine(34) synthase MnmA, whose product is MSRHGRVLVAMSGGVDSSVTAALLHEQGYEVVGITMKTWDYTSSGVRTGKEVGCCSLESMNDARAVAVRLGFPHFIVDIREEFGDWVIERFTEEYLAGRTPNPCILCNTHIKWAALLRRADQLGCEYIATGHYARIRYDKKLGRYVISRGRDLNKDQSYVLWGIAQEHLARTLLPLGDYTKPEIRRIAAEMGFERLAQKPDSYEICFIPDNDYRNFLRRRVPDLDQKVGPGKFVLEDGTVVGTHQGYPFYTIGQRHGLGLALGYPVYVTHIDPETNTITVGPREALLRQRLVARQINLIKYPDLHEERPAVGKIRSRDEGAPCLVWQEDDALHVAFARPRAAITPGQAVVLYEGDDVLAGGWIHEVLDTPVASATATTRHV